A genomic region of Anopheles coustani chromosome 3, idAnoCousDA_361_x.2, whole genome shotgun sequence contains the following coding sequences:
- the LOC131271468 gene encoding uncharacterized protein LOC131271468 has protein sequence MRNLPGLFLFVVLLVSVSRGYEYQCEPGTDPTVCSLWNFQNSKKNTQSSVKMPSSVKKVRLNMEQDYYERHLGINVYDSVLHLTILHNPTSVQIESNHISDLYMPTDLQMGEFKRCSISDVHIDSSLSYSVTYLSLQDNSITDISNFSALVKLQTLNLEGNMIRKVDGKIFAGMHNLSTLYLGDNSIKQLDFKVFPKALVNLWLGQNQLSTINFVNVSLPILTVLDLEGNLLGTIDLAGLGTAVPELRFLLIALNPFNQSEARSITTDLKRRNVSSSLWLMEPNCEEYMFKVSNVCFIKPEAIVEGTNFVEQSIGKALVLLVLAAILLMVFTASLRWIWHQMRN, from the exons ATGAGGAATTTGCCAGG ATTGTTTCTGTTTGTCGTATTGCTAGTCTCAGTTTCTCGCGGGTATGAGTATCAGTGTGAGCCAGGAACCGATCCAACAGTATGCAGTCTCTGGAACTTTCAAAATAGCAAGAAAAACACTCAGTCCTCTGTGAAAATGCCGTCAAGTGTTAAAAAGGTTCGACTCAACATGGAGCAAGATTACTACGAACGTCATTTGGGCATCAACGTTTACGATTCCGTCCTTCATTTGACCATCCTACACAATCCGACCTCCGTGCAGATAGAATCCAACCATATTTCGGATCTGTACATGCCGACCGATCTCCAGATGGGCGAATTCAAGCGATGCTCAATTTCAGATGTGCACATTGATTCGAGCTTGTCATACTCAGTAACCTATCTGAGTCTCCAGGACAATTCCATCACAGATATCTCCAACTTTTCCGCTCTGGTAAAACTACAGACGCTCAACCTCGAGGGCAACATGATTCGGAAGGTAGATGGGAAAATCTTCGCCGGTATGCATAATTTATCAACGCTATATCTCGGAGACAACTCTATAAAGCAACTAGATTTTAAAGTGTTCCCCAAGGCGCTCGTCAACCTCTGGTTAGGACAGAATCAGCTCTCCACTATCAATTTTGTCAATGTATCCTTACCTATCCTCACTGTGCTGGATCTGGAGGGTAACTTACTGGGAACGATTGACTTGGCAGGGTTGGGTACGGCCGTTCCCGAACTTCGTTTTCTTCTGATCGCACTCAATCCGTTTAATCAGAGCGAAGCAAGAAGCATTACAACTGATCTTAAAAGGCGTAACGTGTCCTCCTCACTCTGGTTAATGGAACCGAACTGTGAAGAGTACATGTTTAAGGTTTCAAACGTCTGTTTTATTAAGCCAGAAGCGATAGTCGAAGGAACAAACTTTGTAGAACAGTCGATCGGTAAGGCATTGGTACTTCTGGTGTTGGCGGCAATACTGCTAATGGTATTTACTGCTAGTTTGCGATGGATTTGGCACCAGATGCGGAACTAA
- the LOC131271459 gene encoding putative serine protease K12H4.7, translating to MLPSKIFVLLSALFALAVVNGSPADVRDPAVKSTRMLQGLQRHFVRPVVPVDFVPQEDHITGGRFRTRVDHFDPQNRDTFEFSYFSNDEFYQPGGPIFIFVGGNTALSTYYITHGLLYDTAARDHAWLFTNEHRYYGTSTPVSDYSTENLRFLKSEQALMDLIEWIDHLKNNVVRDPRAKVILVGVGYGGALATWARQRFPNIIDGAWGVGATVLASFDFQEYAADVGSLIRRFGGDDCHSLLWVAFRTAQYLIDAGHEETVTNLINTCEPIEPGNLLDQETLFFHLKLAVQEAIFATQDTAKIRTVCETMLNATEGTALDDFAGWLRGYYADLPCMPFDFDSNVVPGQVIAPGAPENAMFGIRQTHYQRCTEFGWFLTTDADDQPFGDRVTMHFFLEACRAVFGDWITDAVVYDGVRLTNLHYGGQDPRSTNVLFTNGQYDPNLFVSITSYTNPFSYAYVVPDEFLFSEIYSITEDDSPELIAIKTSIQQYITLWQGQGLTPV from the exons ATGTTACCTTCTAAAATTTTCGTTCTTCTCTCGGCGCTCTTTGCGCTTGCCGTTGTCAACGGTTCACCGGCGGATGTACGCGATCCTGCTGTGAAGAGCACGCGCATGCTGCAGGGATTGCAGCGACACTTTGTTCGACCGGTAGTGCCAGTAGACTTCGTACCTCAGGAGGATCATATCACCGGAGGTCGCTTCCGAACGCGTGTCGATCACTTCGACCCGCAAAACCGGGACACATTCGAGTTTAGTTACTTTTCGAACGATGAGTTCTATCAACCCGGGGGACCAATCTTTATCTTCGTTGGAGGAAACACCGCGTTGTCGACGTACTACATTACTCACGGGCTGCTGTACGACACGGCTGCCCGGGACCATGCATGGCTGTTCACCAACGAGCATCGCTACTATGGTACCAGCACTCCGGTTTC TGACTATTCCACGGAAAACCTTCGTTTCCTTAAATCGGAGCAAGCCTTGATGGATCTTATCGAATGGATTGACCATCTGAAGAATAACGTGGTAAGGGATCCGCGGGCTAAGGTGATCCTCGTTGGAGTAGGATATGGAGGAGCATTGGCCACCTGGGCACGCCAACGTTTCCCGAACATCATTGATGGGGCATGGGGTGTCGGTGCCACTGTGTTGGCCAGCTTCGACTTTCAGGAGTACGCCGCCGACGTCGGTAGCCTGATCCGCCGGTTCGGAGGAGACGATTGTCACAGTCTGCTTTGGGTTGCATTCCGCACCGCACAGTACCTGATTGACGCGGGCCATGAAGAGACGGTCACGAATCTTATCAACACCTGCGAGCCGATTGAGCCAGGCAATCTGCTAGACCAAGAAACGCTGTTCTTTCACCTCAAGCTGGCCGTGCAGGAAGCGATATTTGCGACCCAGGATACGGCTAAGATCCGTACCGTGTGCGAGACCATGCTGAACGCGACGGAAGGAACCGCCCTGGATGATTTCGCCGGTTGGCTGCGGGGATACTATGCGGATTTGCCATGTATGCCATTCGATTTCGATTCTAATGTGGTACCCGGTCAGGTAATAGCCCCGGGTGCACCTGAAAACGCTATGTTCGGAATACGTCAAACACATTACCAAAGGTGTACAGAGTTTGGCTGGTTCCTGACGACCGATGCGGATGACCAACCGTTCGGTGATCGCGTGACGATGCACTTCTTCCTTGAGGCATGCCGTGCTGTTTTCGGAGACTGGATAACCGATGCCGTCGTTTACGATGGAGTACGTCTTACGAACCTCCACTACGGTGGTCAGGATCCACGCTCGACGAATGTGCTGTTCACGAACGGTCAATACGACCCGAACCTATTCGTATCGATCACTAGCTACACCAATCCATTCAGTTACGCGTACGTTGTGCCAGACGAGTTCTTGTTCTCGGAGATCTACTCCATCACCGAGGATGACTCGCCCGAACTGATCGCCATTAAGACCAGTATTCAACAGTACATCACTCTCTGGCAGGGCCAAGGTTTGACTCCGGTGTAA